One part of the Zymomonas mobilis subsp. pomaceae ATCC 29192 genome encodes these proteins:
- a CDS encoding SDR family NAD(P)-dependent oxidoreductase, giving the protein MTKLPFTHPIALVTGAGRGIGAATAEALAEAGAHVILVARTAGDLENVEERIYQKGGSATIAPMDITNLGSCRHLAASVAGRWPALDIMVLAAARFDPPTSVTDLSSSSLTQMLSVNAVAQQNLLSSFHSLLQKSASARVIGLTIPEDSSINAYGGGYRASKRAMESLLLCYSAENEALNTIKLALAELKPVATDTRKRIFPDEDQNLLRSPKDAAEHIIKLIKQDYKNGWQGII; this is encoded by the coding sequence ATGACTAAGCTTCCTTTTACACACCCTATTGCCCTGGTAACCGGGGCAGGTCGAGGGATTGGAGCCGCCACTGCAGAAGCCTTAGCGGAAGCAGGTGCCCATGTTATTTTAGTTGCTCGTACAGCGGGTGATTTAGAAAATGTGGAAGAACGTATTTACCAAAAAGGGGGATCGGCGACTATAGCGCCGATGGATATTACCAATCTTGGCAGTTGTCGCCATCTTGCTGCTTCTGTTGCAGGACGCTGGCCAGCGCTTGATATTATGGTTTTAGCCGCTGCACGCTTTGATCCACCTACCTCTGTTACAGATCTATCGTCCTCTTCTCTTACACAAATGCTTTCGGTTAATGCTGTAGCGCAACAAAATTTATTAAGTTCTTTTCATTCTTTACTACAAAAAAGTGCTTCGGCTCGTGTCATTGGATTAACGATTCCCGAAGATTCTTCCATAAACGCTTATGGCGGGGGCTATAGGGCTTCTAAACGCGCCATGGAGAGCCTGCTTTTATGTTACAGTGCTGAGAATGAGGCATTAAACACTATCAAACTCGCCTTAGCTGAATTAAAGCCTGTGGCGACTGATACGCGGAAGCGCATTTTTCCGGATGAAGATCAAAATTTATTACGTTCACCGAAAGACGCGGCTGAGCATATTATAAAACTGATAAAGCAAGATTATAAGAATGGATGGCAGGGTATCATTTAA